In Oryza sativa Japonica Group chromosome 8, ASM3414082v1, the sequence GATGAAGAGGCTTGTAAGATGACAACGACAGAGAGATCAGTGGGTAGAAGGGAAGGACTGAGACGATCTGCTTGTACACCCATGAAGGCATATTTAGATCCATCGGAGGATAGAACATCACTTTTCAGTGATACAAGTGCAAGTGAAGGTGCAAATGAAGTAAATAGAACACCAGAGAATTCAAATCAGCATGAAGATGATTCAACCATAGATGGAACTTTGGCTTCTCATGCAGAAATAAGGGTTATGGTTAGGGATATACTGTTCAGTGACATTATTGCCAAGCAGCATGCTGCTGAGATGGCATATGTAGATGAAGTGATCAATGGCATTTGCTGCGCTAGTGAATTGAACATAACTGGTGATCCTACTCCTGTTGCAAAGGGTGGACGAGGCATCAAACGAGGTGGTAGTAGGGCAGAGGCGGAGTCAAGTAACATTACACAGAGATCTAGAAAAGGGAGAATAGatcaagcaagtagcaatggaaAGAAAAGAGCTAAGGACACCTCAGAAACCATGAATCATGACAACAGTCCCAACTCTTTGAGAGGGCCTTTCGATAGTACTGTAAGTAGATTCCCTTGCCCACGCCCATACTTCTAAACCTTACTATCTCAAATTTCAACACTAATTTGACCAAAATCCACCAGAGCAGGGATGCAGCCATGGAGGAACTGGGGCAAGTTAGCGCGCGTCAAATCAGGATCATGCAGAGTCTTGCTTTGATTGCTCCGTCAGGATCCCCGTTTGGCAAAAATGGACTGGTTGCATCAACCAGTTTATAATTCTGAGTTAATTCGAATATCCTTGAAAGGTATTCGACAGATATTCGAAAGCTATCATAACTCATGAACTCAGCTTCGGTTACACCTAACCAGTTGCTCGCTTAGGTCTTTTGGAGAAACCCACAACGCTACATGGTCTTCTAGAATGCAATGCGATTGCCTTTATGTGTAGTAGAATCGACTGAATTTAATTGCAA encodes:
- the LOC4345835 gene encoding uncharacterized protein isoform X1; amino-acid sequence: MVKEHAEKGDGVQECQSSPALSEDNLRHSFRLGDITWVKHTGSWWPAQVVENSCISSKPKKTAKHHVPVRLYGTCVHMYVDPWKSNMEFKMMLKRENKSAMEAFHEAVKKELSHVNSPCDSTEEAGNLKAKTSSKKVRKQKGLKESPASEHMGEDTKDQHSAEQHQELGYTATTGVATRKGRRTREGARQLSPTDGEDQASGKKASIEGSSYKTEKQVGSVYDEEACKMTTTERSVGRREGLRRSACTPMKAYLDPSEDRTSLFSDTSASEGANEVNRTPENSNQHEDDSTIDGTLASHAEIRVMVRDILFSDIIAKQHAAEMAYVDEVINGICCASELNITGDPTPVAKGGRGIKRGGSRAEAESSNITQRSRKGRIDQASSNGKKRAKDTSETMNHDNSPNSLRGPFDSTSRDAAMEELGQVSARQIRIMQSLALIAPSGSPFGKNGLVASTSL